The following is a genomic window from Nitrospira sp..
TCTTTGCCGATCACGGCATCAAACGGGTCGTCCACCTGGCCGCCCAAGCCGGTGTCCGCTATTCGCTAATCAACCCCCACGCCTACACAGAGAGCAACATCGAAGGCTTCATGAACATCCTGGAAGGATGCCGGCAGGCCAAGGTCGACCATCTGGTCTACGCCTCTTCCAGCTCTGTCTATGGCGGAAACACCCACATGCCATTCTCGATCCACGATAACGTGGATCACCCGGTCTCGCTCTATGCCGCCAGCAAGAAGGCCAACGAACTCATGGCCCATTGCTATGCCCATCTCTACCGCATCCCCTGCACCGGCTTGCGGTTCTTTACGGTCTATGGCCCCTGGGGACGCCCGGACATGGCGCTGTTTATTTTCACGAAAGCGATTCTGGAAGGAAAGCCGATTGAGGTCTTCAATCACGGCAAGATGAGACGGGACTTCACCTACGTGGACGACATCGTCGAAGGCATCATTCGCACACTCGATCATCCGGCCACGCCGAATCCGGCCTGGAACGGCGAGCGACCGGATCCCGGCACGAGCTCAGCTCCGGCCAGGGTCTATAACATCGGTAATCATCAACCAGTGGAGCTGCTGCACTTTATCGAAGTACTGGAAAACGCGCTCGGCAAGAAAGCCGAGAAGAAGCTGATGCCACTGCAGCCAGGCGATGTGCCTGCGACCTATGCGGACATCGACGATTTGGCCAACGATGTCGGATTCAAACCGGCGACGCCAATCGAAGAAGGCATCCCCCGATTCGTGAAGTGGTATCGCGAATACTACAAGGCGTAGGCCGCTTCGTTCCGCACAGCATGGGAATGGTTATGAAAGAACAACCGATGCCGCTCTCACCCGACGAGATTCGCGACCGCGTCGATCGCTATTTTGCCGCCTGGCATGCCCTTGATCCCACGGCCTGGACAGCCTGTTTCGACCCCGATGCCGTCAGCCATGAACCCTACGGAGCCGCGCCGGTTCAAGGACATACCGCGTTGAAGGCTCTCTTTCACTCCATCGCCGGCGCCCTGCGGGAAGTAACCATTCACGCGCAAGAAACGCACATCGCTCACAATCGCGCCGCCGTCGTTTTTCATGGCCAGGGAATCGGAAGGAATGGGAAGCCGGTCGACATACACGGAATCGATGTCTTCGAGTTCAACGAAGACGGACGGATTCAGACGCTCTGGGCCTACTGGGATCCCGCCACCGTCCTGGCAAAACTGCGAGCCTGAGAGTCGGACGACAGCCTACTGGCAGCCGACCGGAATGAACCCCGTTGCAAAAATCCGGTTCAACGCCATGTACCGCGCATTGTCGTAAAACGAATAGCTCGCCCCTCGCTGATTTCGGCCGGTCGGATCGCCGCCGTACGACGGGTCGGATCCAAAAAAGAAGCCGCCCCGCGTTTTTTCATTCAACCGGACCCACTCCCAATACAAGCCGCAGATGTCGCCCCGGCTCCCGGTCGCCGACGCGTGCCAATCCTTTGCCCAATCGGGGACCCGCTGCGTGCTACTGGTTGGGCCATCTTGAGCGTTGGGCGCGCGGTGGGACGGAACACCGATTGAGCGGGGAATGAGCGGCATGTCGTCCAATGAAGGAACCACCGACAATGGCTTCAGCGCCATCGCCCGGCAACCAGGCTTTTCTTTATTCGTATACACCACTGTGCCATCGGCTTGCGGACATTCCCATGTGTGAGACGGCTCCGGCGGAGGCGTGGTATCGCTGAATGCAGGGTTTGCAACAGTCAACGCCACCAGCATCATGACGGGAAGTATCTGGTTGATCCCCATAGAGCACCTCCGGAAAAGAAAGATTGTCTCCACGCACCGGATACTCGTCAGCATCAAAATGCGAGTCGCCTGTACTCGCGACAGCCTACGCAATGAAAGCCGCGAGCGTCTATGCCGCTTTGGAGGGGGAAAATCATACTGGGGGCGGATTTGCCGAGATTGGACGCGCGAGATTGCACAGTCGCGCGTTTAGTCAAACTGTCGCAGCAGCGCCTCCGGCTCGACTCCGGCCAGCGACGGCAGGACGCAACCTGCCTCGCATAACTCACTGGCCGAATACGTCGTCGCCAGTCCAACAACGGGCATTCCTGCAGCCCGAGCCGCTCGAATGCCCGCCTTTGAATCTTCAACGACCAGACACTCCTCAGGCCTCAAGAGCGGCTGCGTGGCGCCGTTCAGCCGCTTCAAGGCCAAAAGATAAATGGCAGGATCGGGCTTCCCAACCGGGCAGTCGTCGGCCGATACAATCAGTTCGATAACCCGTTCGATCGCGGTCCCGCGCAGCGCCCGGTCAATCTGCTCGCGCCGGCCGCCGGACACAATAGCAAGCGGGCACAACGACCGGGCGGCTTGCACAAACTCAATCACACCGGGAAACAGTTCGGGCTTGTGCGCGGCAAAATGGAACCGGAATAATTCGGCCTTCCGGTCCTGAATCTGCTGAACCAGCTCAGGGTGACGCCCGGCGTCGCATGTCCCGTCGCGCGCCGTGAGCAACAACGCGGTACAGGTCCGCTCATCCATCCCCAGATACGTCCCGTAATACTCGGCCTTGGATAGGGACAGATCAAATTCCTGGAGCGCCCGGCAGAAACACTCCACATGCGCCGCCTCATCGTCCGCGATGACGCCATTGAAATCGAATAGGATCGCGCGAATCACTCAGGTTCCTTTCTCGACACTCACACTCACTCTACGCATCTCCACCGGACCCGACAAGAAGCTTTGCCTTGTTCGAGATCCTCCGCTGAGGTATTCTCCGCTCATATCGTGTGAATCGTGAGGCGCGGCGCAAACGGGATGAACCGGTCTCCCCGCCTGACCGTTCACACTCAATCCTGGCAGCCTATCGCATGACCGACTACAGCATCCTCAGTAATCTGCTGGTTATTTTCACGGTCTCCATTGCCGTCGTCTTTGTCTTTCATCAATTCCGGCTGCCCTCGATCGCGGGATTTCTGGTGGCCGGAGCGCTGATCGGCCCTCATGGCTTCAACTTGATCTCCGACTCCAGCGCCGTCCAAGCCCTGGCTGAAATCGGCGTCGTCCTGCTGCTGTTCACCATCGGCATCGAGTTTTCGCTCGTGCAGCTGACCTCCCTGCGGCGCCTGCTCTTCATTGCCGCGCCGATTCAAGTCGGCGGCGTCGTCGCCATCACCTGGGCCGGAGCGATGCTCGCCGGGGTGCCCTGGCAGCAAGGCATCTTCTGGGGATTTCTCCTTTCGCTCAGCAGCACCGCCATCGTCTTGAAAGCGCTCGCGGCAAACGGCGACAGCGAATCGCTTCACGGACGCGCCACCATCGGCATTCTCGTCTTCCAAGACCTGGCCGTGGTCGCGATGATCCTCCTGACGCCGATTCTGTCCAGTCCCAGCGAAGGCGCCGCGTTCTCCATCCTCCTCACGCTGGGCAAGGCCGTGATCGTCGTCGGCCTGATCGTGGCCGGCGCCTGGTATCTCGTGCCAAAACTTCTTGAACATATTGTCCGCAGCCGCAGCCGCGAACTCTTCCTCCTCACGATCATCGTCCTGTGCCTCGGCATCGCCTGGCTGACGTCGCTGGGCGGCCTCTCGCTGGCGCTGGGCGCCTTTATCGCCGGACTCATTATTTCCGAATCGGAATTCAGCCACCAGGCCATGGCGGAAGTGCTGCCCTTTCGGGACAGTTTCAACAGCCTCTTCTTCGTGTCCATCGGCATTCTGATGGACTGGCGAATCTTGCTCCAATATCCCGTCATCGTCACCGGCCTGCTCGCCGCCATCCTGGTCATCAAATTCGTCGCCGGGGCCGGGGCGGTGCTCGCCGTCGCCATTCCTCCGCGTTCAGCCGTCATGGCCGGCGTGGCGCTCGCGCAGGTCGGCGAGTTCAGCTTCATCCTCGCGCAAGTCGGACAAGAAAATAAATTGCTGACCGGAACCCCCTATCAAATCTTCCTGGCCGTCTCCGTCTGTTCGATGATCATTACCCCGTTCCTCATGCAATGGTCCCCGCACCTCGCCCGGCGGATTGAAGCGATGCAGCGTCTCCACCACTGGCTTCCCGAGCGAACGACCGCCCATGTGCTCGAAACGGAAGGGCGGCATCTCCGAATCAAAGATCATGTCGTGATCGTGGGCTACGGGTTGAACGGCCGCAATCTCGCGCGCGTGCTGAGCGAAACGGAAGTGCCGTACATCGCGCTGGATCTCGACGGCGATACCGTGCAACGGGAAACCAAGCACGGGCTTCCGCTGTATTACGGCGATGCGACGAATCCGACCGTGCTGCGCCACGTCAAGATCGAAAGCGCGCGGGTGCTGGTCGTGGCGATTTCAGACCCCTTCATGGCCAGGCGCACCGTGCAAATCGCCAGAGGGTTGAACCCAAAACTGCATATCGTGGTGCGCACCCGCTATCTGCGCGAGCTGGAAGAGCTCCATCAGCTCGGCGCCGACGACGTCGTACCGGAGGAGTTTGAAACGTCGATTGAGATCTTTGCGCTCGTGCTCCGCACCTATAACATGCCGCAAGAATTCGTCATGCGAAAGGCCGAGCAGGTGCGCCGGGAAGGCTATGCCCTCTTGCGCCGGAGCGACTTGCCTGAGCTGGCGCATCATCTTCGCGGAGGCACCCTCAGCGATGTGGAAGTAGAGACCTGCCGGATTGAAGAAGGTTCGCCGGCGGCCGGGAAACTGCTCTCCCAACTGGCGCTGCGACCCATGACCGGCGCTTCGATCATTGCCTGGACCAGGGCGGGGGTAACCGAGTCGAACCCATCGGAAAAAACCAAGCTGCTCCCCGGCGATATTGTGGTCCTCCTCGGCGCACGGGATCAGATCCGCCGGGCGATGGAACTGATCCTGCCAGCCGAATCCAAAGAACAATAGCGTCTGCCTCGGATCGAGTGGCGTCTCGCGACTCGACCACCGCGCCGACCTGAATCTATTGCACGTCCAACTAATAATGGGAACTAGCTCGAACGGTGGGGGATCTAACTTCTCCAGCGCAGCGTGACCGGTCCTTTGAGCGGATGGTCGAACGGCTGGCCAGTCTGAAGTGACGCAACATGGGCCACCTTCAGCTTGTGATACCACTTGGCTTGCTGGTCGGCATCGCCGACCAGGCGGAACGGCGGTTTGTGCTTGAGCCCGATCGACTGGCGGTCCATCGCCACTTTATCTTGCGCCAGAAAACCCTTGGCGAAGTATCTGAAAATCGACTTGCCGAACGGCAGCCAGCGAAAGGCGTTCCAGGCCGCGCAGAAATCCATGCGGGTTTCATGTTCCGTAATCGGCGTCATCAGGACTCGGATCGAGACCCACAGCGATCCGCACTGGATGAACTCATACCGCTGATTCGGCAACACGAAATCGATGGTCGTCGTGAGCTCTCCCCCTCCTGACACCCATTTCAACAGTTGATACGGCGGGCTGTTCTTCGACGGCGCATGGCCGATCATCCGAAATCCGTTCGGAATCGGCTCGAACGTCTTCGCCTTGTCGTGCTGGCTGGCTGGCTTGCGCCACAAGCTGCTCTGATGCACATAGGGGCCATGTGCCGGATCCATCAGCCCCACCACGCCGTCATCGAGCGTGCTGGAGAGCATCTGCGAATGCTGGAACATCAGATAGGGGCTCGACGGAAGCGGATGGCGCATCAACGGAGGAATCGGCCGGTCAGGATAGCGGCTGTCCGCCATATACACCCAGATATACCCATCCTGATCCTGGCAGGGATAAGAGGTGACACAGATCTTTTTCGGATCGATCGGAGAATCGCTGACCAATGAGGGAATCGCGGCGCAGCGCCCATCCGCCTCAAATTGCCAGCCGTGATAGTAACACTCCACCCGATCCCCCTCCATCCGCCCAAAGGACAGAGGCATGCCACGATGGGGACAGAGGTCGAGCATCGCGGAGACACGGCCATCCTTGGTGCGGCAAAGAAGAATCGGCGTGCTGAGCAGCACGACGCCCTTCATGGCGCCCGGAGCCACATCGGAACTGGTCGCGGCCGCATACCAGAAGCCCAATAGCGGAGGACTGCGTACCGGTGCGGGATCCTGTTCGAGAGCGGTGTTCATGCAAATGACATATCCAAGGTCTTATCAAAACACATTCGGCGGGACTATAGCCAGCATCACGAATGCGGTCAAGCTCGTTGCCTTGACAAGAAAAAGATACGGAGACTATAGTCAAAACACCTTGAAAACAGCGGCCGTTCGCACCGAACCATCACATTGAGGCCCTCATGCAGATGACGCAAATAGAGCCTTCCGCCACGCTGGCGCAGTTACAGGAATCGAAACCGGACAGAGTGACCATCGTCCTCCTGAGCGGCGACTTAGACAAAGCCATGGCCGCCTTCATCATCGCCACCGGCGCCGCCGCCATGGGCATGCAGGTCACCGTCTTCTTCACCTTCTGGGGATTGAATACCATCCGCAAGAAAGGAGCCACCAGCTCGGCCAAAGACTGGCTGCGCCGCATGTTCGGCTCCTTGAACAAGGGCGGCGCCGACAATCTTCCCCTCTCGCGATTCCATTTCGGCGGGCTCGGCACCAGCATGATGAAACTCGTGATGAAGCAAAACCGGATGCCGGGAGTCCCCGAGTTGATGGAAACGGCGCTCGATCTGGGCGTGCGCTTCATCGCCTGCACCACAACAATGGGGCTCATGGGCATCACCAAGGACACGCTGATCGACGGGATCGATCAATTCGCCGGAGTCACGACCTATCTGGCGGAAGCCAAACAGGGCAGCGTCAACCTCTTCATATAACCGGTTCAGAGACGGAGAGACCGACCATGCAGGCTGATGTGAAACTCGACACGCTCGGATATTTTTGCCCCATGCCGATTATTATGACCTCGAAGAAAATCAAGGAACTCGCCCTCGGACAAGTG
Proteins encoded in this region:
- a CDS encoding Protein CapI (MaGe:77307614), coding for MAGTQSPILVTGVAGFIGFHVAQRLLARGEQVIGLDIVNDYYDVRLKEARLAKLAATSGHRFLKLNLADRAGMKALFADHGIKRVVHLAAQAGVRYSLINPHAYTESNIEGFMNILEGCRQAKVDHLVYASSSSVYGGNTHMPFSIHDNVDHPVSLYAASKKANELMAHCYAHLYRIPCTGLRFFTVYGPWGRPDMALFIFTKAILEGKPIEVFNHGKMRRDFTYVDDIVEGIIRTLDHPATPNPAWNGERPDPGTSSAPARVYNIGNHQPVELLHFIEVLENALGKKAEKKLMPLQPGDVPATYADIDDLANDVGFKPATPIEEGIPRFVKWYREYYKA
- a CDS encoding Ketosteroid isomerase (MaGe:77307615), which translates into the protein MKEQPMPLSPDEIRDRVDRYFAAWHALDPTAWTACFDPDAVSHEPYGAAPVQGHTALKALFHSIAGALREVTIHAQETHIAHNRAAVVFHGQGIGRNGKPVDIHGIDVFEFNEDGRIQTLWAYWDPATVLAKLRA
- a CDS encoding conserved exported protein of unknown function (Evidence 4 : Unknown function but conserved in other organisms; MaGe:77307616), translating into MGINQILPVMMLVALTVANPAFSDTTPPPEPSHTWECPQADGTVVYTNKEKPGCRAMALKPLSVVPSLDDMPLIPRSIGVPSHRAPNAQDGPTSSTQRVPDWAKDWHASATGSRGDICGLYWEWVRLNEKTRGGFFFGSDPSYGGDPTGRNQRGASYSFYDNARYMALNRIFATGFIPVGCQ
- a CDS encoding Beta-phosphoglucomutase (MaGe:77307617), translating into MIRAILFDFNGVIADDEAAHVECFCRALQEFDLSLSKAEYYGTYLGMDERTCTALLLTARDGTCDAGRHPELVQQIQDRKAELFRFHFAAHKPELFPGVIEFVQAARSLCPLAIVSGGRREQIDRALRGTAIERVIELIVSADDCPVGKPDPAIYLLALKRLNGATQPLLRPEECLVVEDSKAGIRAARAAGMPVVGLATTYSASELCEAGCVLPSLAGVEPEALLRQFD
- a CDS encoding Sodium:proton exchanger (MaGe:77307618) gives rise to the protein MTDYSILSNLLVIFTVSIAVVFVFHQFRLPSIAGFLVAGALIGPHGFNLISDSSAVQALAEIGVVLLLFTIGIEFSLVQLTSLRRLLFIAAPIQVGGVVAITWAGAMLAGVPWQQGIFWGFLLSLSSTAIVLKALAANGDSESLHGRATIGILVFQDLAVVAMILLTPILSSPSEGAAFSILLTLGKAVIVVGLIVAGAWYLVPKLLEHIVRSRSRELFLLTIIVLCLGIAWLTSLGGLSLALGAFIAGLIISESEFSHQAMAEVLPFRDSFNSLFFVSIGILMDWRILLQYPVIVTGLLAAILVIKFVAGAGAVLAVAIPPRSAVMAGVALAQVGEFSFILAQVGQENKLLTGTPYQIFLAVSVCSMIITPFLMQWSPHLARRIEAMQRLHHWLPERTTAHVLETEGRHLRIKDHVVIVGYGLNGRNLARVLSETEVPYIALDLDGDTVQRETKHGLPLYYGDATNPTVLRHVKIESARVLVVAISDPFMARRTVQIARGLNPKLHIVVRTRYLRELEELHQLGADDVVPEEFETSIEIFALVLRTYNMPQEFVMRKAEQVRREGYALLRRSDLPELAHHLRGGTLSDVEVETCRIEEGSPAAGKLLSQLALRPMTGASIIAWTRAGVTESNPSEKTKLLPGDIVVLLGARDQIRRAMELILPAESKEQ
- a CDS encoding Rieske iron-sulfur protein (MaGe:77307619), producing the protein MNTALEQDPAPVRSPPLLGFWYAAATSSDVAPGAMKGVVLLSTPILLCRTKDGRVSAMLDLCPHRGMPLSFGRMEGDRVECYYHGWQFEADGRCAAIPSLVSDSPIDPKKICVTSYPCQDQDGYIWVYMADSRYPDRPIPPLMRHPLPSSPYLMFQHSQMLSSTLDDGVVGLMDPAHGPYVHQSSLWRKPASQHDKAKTFEPIPNGFRMIGHAPSKNSPPYQLLKWVSGGGELTTTIDFVLPNQRYEFIQCGSLWVSIRVLMTPITEHETRMDFCAAWNAFRWLPFGKSIFRYFAKGFLAQDKVAMDRQSIGLKHKPPFRLVGDADQQAKWYHKLKVAHVASLQTGQPFDHPLKGPVTLRWRS
- a CDS encoding hypothetical protein (Evidence 4 : Unknown function but conserved in other organisms; MaGe:77307620), with the translated sequence MQMTQIEPSATLAQLQESKPDRVTIVLLSGDLDKAMAAFIIATGAAAMGMQVTVFFTFWGLNTIRKKGATSSAKDWLRRMFGSLNKGGADNLPLSRFHFGGLGTSMMKLVMKQNRMPGVPELMETALDLGVRFIACTTTMGLMGITKDTLIDGIDQFAGVTTYLAEAKQGSVNLFI